DNA sequence from the Armigeres subalbatus isolate Guangzhou_Male chromosome 1, GZ_Asu_2, whole genome shotgun sequence genome:
ttaattgggatttggattggtttaaatttggatcggtttggaatggtttcgattggattcagattggtttggaattggttggatttaatttggattcgatttgaatgtgggttgaatttggattggattggatttggatttggattggatttggatttgatttggatttgatttgaatatgggttggatttcgattggatttggattgggttggatttagattggatttggattggatttggattggatttggattggatttagattggatttgattggattcgatttggattgggactgaatttggattgaatttggattggatttagatttgatttggattggatgtggatcgatttggattggatttggactggtttggattggtttggattggatctggattggtttggttggtttggattggtttggattggttggattggtttggattggattttgatggtttggattggtttggattggtttggattggtttggattggtttggattggtttggtttgtattggtttggattggtttggattgtatttggattggatttggatttggattggatttggatttggattcgatttgaatgtggatttgatttggattggtttttggatttgaattggattggatttggattggatttaaattggatttggattggatttggattggatttggattgaatttggattggatttgaattggatttggaatggatttggattcgatttagatttggactggatttggattcgggttggattggatttgcattagatttggatttgtattggattggatttggattggatttagtttggatttggattggatttggaatggctttggattggatttggattggatttggattggatttaaattggatttggatttggattgtatttggattaggtttggattagatttggactgatattggatttggatttggatttggattagatttaatttggtttggattaggattggatttaatttggatttggattggatttaaatttggatcggatttggaatggatttggattggatttgaattggatttggattggattcagattggatttggatttgatttggattcgatttgaatgtgggttggatttggatttggattggatttggatttgatttggatttgatttgaatatgggttggatttggattggatttggattcgatttggattggatttgatttggattggattggtttggttggtttggattggtttggattggtttggttggtttggattggattggtttggattggtttggattggtttgattggtttgattggtttggttggtttggattggtttggattggtttggttggtttggattggtttggattggtttggattggtttggattggtttggattggtttggattggtttggattggtttggattggtttggattggtttggattggtttggattggtttggattggtttggattggtttggattggtttggattggtttggattggtttggattggtttggattggtttggatgggtttggttggtttggattggtttggattggtttggattggtttggattggtttggattggtttggttggtttggtttgatttggattggtttggattggtttggattggtttggattggtttggattggtttggattggtttggattggtttggattggtttggattggtttggttggtttggattggtttggattggtttggattggtttggattggtttggattggtttggattggtttggattggtttggattggattggatctggattggttgcattggatttggtttggatttggatcggattaggattggatttgaatttgatttgaaattgattagaaattgattaggattggattttgtaggggtttggttggattcgattggattgaatttgaaaggatttggtttggatgggatttggttggtttggattcgatatggattggtttggatttggtttggatcggtttggattggatttagattggtttggatgaatttataatttggattggatttggaatggctttggattggtttggattggtttggattggatttgaattggttcgatttggattggattaggattcggattggattaggattcggattggattaggattcggtttggattggttttgtattagatttggattagatttggattggattgaattggtttgaatttggtttagattggttttggattttttgggatcggtttggattggtttgaattggtttggattggtttggatcggtttggattggtttggattggtttggattcggtttggattggattcggattggtttggattggtttggtttggattggtttggattggattttgatgtggattggatttggattggatttggattggatttggattcggtttggattggattcggattggatttggattggatttggattggatttggattggattttgatgtggattggatttggattggatttaaatttggattcgatCTGGaatggctttggattggattaaaatttgatttgaattcgatttggattggattgggattgtttttaaattcggttcggattgggtttggattggattggattttaattagatttggataggatttgtactggacttggattggattttaattggatttgaattgtgtttggaaaggatttggattggatttggattggattgaatctggattggatttgcattggatttggtttggatttggatcggattaggattggatttgaatttgatttgaaattgattagaaattgattaggattggattttgtaggaatttgaattggatttgattggattgaatttgcaaaggatttggatttggataggatttgaattggatttggattcgatatggatttggattggatttggatttggtttggatcgaatttggattggatttagattggatttggatgaatttataatttggattggatttggaatggctttggattggatttggattggatttggattggatttgaattggatttcgatttggattggattaggattcggattggattaggattcggtttggattggatttgtattagatttgaatttgatttggattggattgaattggatttgaatttggtttagattggttttggatttttttaggatcggatttggattggatttgaattgaatttggattggatttggatcggatttggattggatttggaatggatttggattggatttggattcggattggatttatattgattttggattggattggatttggattggattttgatgtggattggatttggattggattgaaatttggattcgatCTGGaatggctttggattggattaaaatttgatttggattcgatttggattggatttggattgtatttgaattcggttcggattggatttggattggattggattttaattagatttggataggatttgtactggacttggattggattttaattggatttgaattgtgtttggaaaggatttggattggatttgatctggattgattctgaatttgattggagttggatttggattagatttggattggattttgattcaaatttgatttgaattgaatttggattggatttagattgtatttggattggatttgaattaaattgaatctggattgaatttgcattggatttgaattggatttggtttggatttggattggattaggattggatttgattttgatttgaaattgatttggattggatttggattgaatttggatttgaatttggattggatttggattgaatttagattggatttggattgaatttggaatggatttggattcgattggattggatttggaatggatttagattggattcggattgtattcggattggatttgaattggatttggattcgatttggatttgaattgttttgaaatgaaattggattggGTATTAATGTGATTCGGATTGTATTTGGACAGAAGtggatttagattgggtttggattgaaatcctaatggatttgaattggatttacgACAACCATCTAGTCAGTTTTCAACGACCTACCTGCAGCTCCGAGTGGTTCGGACTCAATCGATCCCACTGGCGTTGCTCCTCCTGCAGCAGGCGGCGCTCCTGTATCCGCTGGTTGAACTCCAACCGATCGAGCGTGGCGGATTCGGATCCGAGCGGTTTCTTCTGTCCGGGAGCTCCGCGGTAAAGCGTACCCAGCTTCACCATGTTGTCGACCAGGTTGATCAGCGGCTTTTCCTTCTCGTACTGCTTCTCCAGTTCGGCCAGCTGCTTCTTGAGGGCCTCCAGCCGGGCCAGATTTTCGGCCCGCGTTGGACCATCAGACGTACGAATCGAATTCTGAAAGTGAAAGGTCCGTAAGTCTATCGAGAAGAGAAGCCGGGATCGATGCCCGTTGAGTTGCGTTCATCGAAGAGGTGTGAGTAGTTTCATTTGCCAAAAATTTGAAAGTTCGTGGTAGAAAATCGGTGTTAGACCCGCGACCAGATTTTTGATTTGTACACTGATGTGTTGTTGACACCATTTTGAGCGGAGTTAGTAAAATTTTGTCTTGTCCCTCCCAGCTACGAGATTAGCGCCCCCGACACCAGATAGAAGCCTTTGaacagaaacaaatcaaatctaaCAAACGAAAAGTTCTCGTTAACCTGAATGTCGTGAATATTGGTGCAACACTGCTCAATGGAGCGTGCCGTATTGCTGTTTTGACGTCGCAACTGTATCAACAGCAAGACTAGTTCTTCGTGAGTACGGTTCAGTAAATCCCCGGCGGACATTTCCAAGGTCTGTGGAAAACACGGGTCATTCAGTGTGTGTGGATTGCGTTGGATATTGCAGTGTGAAAGGTGGGGTGTTGCGGACAATCCGCGGCTTGATAACTTACTCTGAGTTCGGATTTGTCTTGGCTGGAAGATAAATGTTCGCGCGAGGAGTACATGGGTTTGCTGCCAGTCGAAGGCCATTTCTCCTCCGGGGAGTCGTGATTGCTGAGCGCCGCTAGACTGCGGTCGATGTCCTGCAGTTGGTAGTGCTGTTGGAGGTTGATTTCCTGGGCGCGTTGGAGTTGTGCTTGCGTGTACAGGTCGTGAGTTGATTCGAAGCTGATGTCCGGTCGGATGTAGCCCTCCTGATCTTGGTAGTAGTACTCGGTTTGTGCTGGGTCGTAGTATCCCTGGAACTGTGCGTTCAATCGGTAGTCCGAGGGGTCAGGCTTGACCGTCAGTGCCACCTTCGGAATGTTTTTGACGTTGCGAACTGAAATGGAAGCTGGAAGTATTAAGAAGAGTCTCTCGTTTAAACACGCGGGGTTTGTCGTCGAATGCTTCAGTTTAGTGGATTGTCTTAATTGAGAAGAGTAACACGGTATTCCATATCTGTTGTATGTCAAAACTGTATATTTACAAATCTTCCATTTTGTGTATATGAAATCATTTTAACTCATCTTGAATAACATATCACTCTTGTGAGGTTACACTATTCTAATCTCCTTTATCATATCGCACTgattcgcaattgcttgagtgtGTAGATTTGGCCTTGCTTTATATTAATGTACAAAGAAATGATAAATACATACGTTTGACCTTACCGAATTAATGGAATGCTTAAGAAATACTTCCTAGAAATCTATCGCTTAACAAACTGTGCTTTCCGTTCCGTTATTGGATTGTTCGTTAGTGTGTTGTGTTACTGTGCTTTTTGTGAACATGTGCATCCGACGACGTTGGAAAGACATGGCTGGACCCAGGACTTGGCGTATATTCATTGCTATCGACGGTGGTGGAACTGGCAGTCTCAATGCTACTACTATTGTGACCCACTAGCGAGCTTGCTTTAGACGTGCTAGCGACTGAACCCTTGGCCGACTGAAAGGATCCGTCCAAACCCAGAGAACTTCTCTTCTTGCGCAAAGTACCCTCCCTACTGTTCGTTTTCTCCATGTTCGACTGACTTCGGTAGAGGTCTCTCGTCTCAGTCTCAAAACTCTTGTTCGTACTGTTTACCAGTCCGCTGGACATCAAATCCCACTGTCGAATGTTTTCCCTGTCAATGTCATACTTGGTCTCGTCGCGGAGCACTTCGTACACGTCGGAATGCGTATCGGAGGATGCCGAATCGGTCATGTTATTCGTATTGTTCGCCAGCTGTACGTAGACGTCATTGTCATCGCTAGAACCTTGCGATTTGTGCTGTTTCTTCATCAGTTGCGTCTTGGTCAGTAGTTCATCGTTCACATAAGTTACGTCCCGTGTAATTGCCTTCCCCGCTTGCCGTTGCAAATGTTTTCGGTTCAGCGTCGACATCTTGGATTGCATCGAAGAACCTGCACCCAGGTGATCCAGATTTTCCATCGATTTGGCATGCATGTGGGACGCTCTCCGCAGATTGTCTCTCCACAGGCTGTCCTCTTCCCACAACTGATCTCCGCTGGCCGACATATCGGTTGCGATGTTCAACGTACTCTTCGATGCCTGATGTTGATTGCTCAAGGCTGCCAACACTTGATTACTGCTCGCACTGTTACTAGATTTCAATATCGACGCCAGAATTGACGTCGATGAGCTGACCTCGCCACTAATGCGCGGCTCCTCCAGCTGACTAGGCTTACTGTTCATCATCTTGTTGCTGTAGTAGTTCTTGCTGTTCGACGACAGCGATACTTCCAACATCTTATTCACGTTCTTATCAATCATACGATCGGACTCGTAGATATTCCGCTGATCTATCTCGTGGTCCTTCTCTGCGGCGGTTAGTATATTGGCCGCCTTCACGTGACTAATCGGATTATGAATGTGCGATATTCCCGCTTTTTTCACGCCCACGTCGCGCTGATTGTTCAGCTTCAACGGGAACTTGATTCTCCCCAAATCGGTAAGTTTGCTTATGTCCGAAATCGACGAATCTCGGCTGTGCAGATCCGAGTAGTAGTACGGTGCCGAATCCGAAAGGTTGCTGTTCCCTCGACTGTGCGCCGGTGTGGTTGTTTGTGTCAGGTCGAACACCGTGCACGAACTTCTTTGATCCAAATCCATGGAGGACATCGTCGTTGCCGAGTCCACTATCTCGATGTTCAAATTGCTCCTGCCAGCGGCCATCAGATCCTCCGATTCGCAGCGTGCATCGTGAATCGACAGATTTTTCTCCTTCAGCGGGGAGAGAGTTAGCTTCTCGTGGGATGCAACATCCTCCAACGAATCGTAGAATGCTTTCACTTCATCGTCCGTGCGATTGCCCGCAGTGGATTTGGACCGTGTCGGCTGAATTTCCACGTTTTCATAGTAAATGCTGTTGTCGTGTCCATTTTTGAATCCATCTATCGTGGGTAGATTCGTTAGGCTGTCGTTGATCCAGCTCATTCGACTGGTGCTGGTCTTATCCGAGTTTACGTACACATTCTCCAAATTGCCCAAATATTGATCGAAGCTAGCGTTCGAAACGGTTTCCTCGAGGGTGAATGCTCCCAAGGCCTGGATCTCGTTCAGTGAATCCTCGGAAATGGGTCTTCGTTTGTTTCGGGTGTGAATGTCCATCTTGGAGCTGCTCCGCCGAAGCTCAATGGACTCCGTTTCCGAGAGGGACGTGGATGTTCGTCTGCTAACGTCTTCACTTGGAATCTCTGCCCGCAGCCGCTTGTACAGGTCGTAATCGGACGAAGTATTCGAACCATTGTCGTACCGAGTGTCCACGTTGTAGCACGATCCAAGGTAGAGGTTGCTCTGCAGGCTGGATCGGTTGGATTCGTAGTGCGGCTTTCCAGATTGAGATTTGTTGTCAATCGATCCCGATAGACTGGTTTGACTCGGTTGGCGGTGATCGGAGGTGTTCAGCAGCGAACTTCGAGAATTCGATTTCGATCCGCCTACTTTGTCCCGTCGTTTGACAGTGTCGAAGTTTTCCGAGAGGAACATTTCGTCGGTGTTGTGTTCGTCGAGTGGAAGAGCTGTCGTCGGAATCGGAGGAGGGGATACTATTTCGCTATCTGAGCTGTCGATGCAATCACCTAGCGGAGTACTGCTGCTTGCGCCAAGGTAATAGGAGGCTGGTCGAAAGGTGTCCGATAAGCTAAACCGTGAGCGAGCGGTTTTGATGTTGGAACTGTGCAGATCTTTAGCGCATTCGTCATCTGCATCGGAGCTATCGTCATCCTTCAGGTAGCTGTTATTGGACTTGAGAATGTCCGGAAGATCGTTTCGTTTGCTGTGCTTCTTGGTGAGGGTGTTGGATTGCTTCTTCTTCAGGGTGCTTGTATTTGACTCGCACGACGATTTGCGATTACTACTGGGCAAAGCGGGTTTCTCTTTCTTTTCCAAGCTGTTACTGTTCAACTGAGACAGCTCCATGTAGAGCGGTTCTTGATCAGGTTTCGGAGGACTGTTTTGAACCATGATCATTTCGTAGGTGGATCGGAGATCCTCACCAAATACGCACTTTCCGCTCTGGCCGTTGGTCATTTCGATGTAGGTGTTCTCGTCCTGGGCTTCAATCGATCCCTTCTGTATGGAATTAAGAATATCCATGGCCGTCAGCTTCAGATCGGACGGTTCTGAACTGTTCAAAATTGGCTTTTTCGGAGTCATTGGCATGTAGAAAGATTGGCTCTCGTTGCATGCGTCGTCTAAATCACCACTATTGTCGATAGGTTCGTTGTTGTCAGCTAGCAGAGCTTCGTCCAAGTCTTCGTCAGTATATTCGAATGACTTCTCGTCGTTTTCTTCGTCTTGCTGTACGTTATCTTGCGTTTGTTTATTTTCAGGTGATGTGTCGGGCGTAATAACGGGCTGCTTCACTGGAGATTTGAGTATTGCGTTATGATCGTAAACGGGGACGTATTTGGAGTCAGGTTCAAGAGGCAGAAGTCGTTCTTTAAAACTGCTACTATTGGACAAAGTTTTAGTCATAGGTTTCCGAACGGAAGACCCCGTAATGGAGTTGTTTTCGTAAATGTTCGAGTCTTGATCTACGTTCGAGTTGTCAACAGTGTCGCTAGAGTCAAAAGATTCCAGCACTATTGGCTGGGGTTGTTCTATGGGTTCTACAGTGGACGCCTCAGCCGCGGGCACAGTTTCGCTATTGTCTAGCTCTGCACTCGCGGAAGCGGAAACATTGGGGGTTGACCTTCCTGCCGGCGTAATTTCTGTTCCATCTAGGGGTTGGTAATATAATACAGATAATACAGAACATAAGATATTGGTTTGGTGCGTGGTTTGTTGACTGGAAGAAACATTTGGTATCTACATACGGTATTTGGTGGTTCTAATCGTTATTTTGGCAACAGCGAGGTTTGATTTAAATAGACACAGAATAGTGAGATACCCCCAACCATTAAATTTCAGATCTacgtaaaaaaaaacagccGAAGGTGAATTAGAATTTTGAATATGTTGTTGGTGAAATAGGTGTGACTCGTACGTCTCGATTAGATTCGGGATTCAGGATTTGCTTTTTGGAGCTGTAGTGTCATGTTTGATCCGTGCCAGCAGTGCTTTAGTATGATTGTGTTGAGCGACATGTTTGTGTGTGTACGCGGCAGGAAGGTCGTTTACTAATGTTAATCCATTCGCCAGTCCATCGGTTTCAGGGAACAACAAGGATATGGTTTACTAAAATTCAACAACAGAAATACGATCAAAGAAGAGCAACACAGGAAAATATCAAACAAAGTAAGACGAACATCCAGCCTTTCAAAGCAAATCCAGAATTGGTCATGTAGAATATTAGCTACAGAGAAATAGGAAAGCTGCCACACTAAGCAGTGTATGTTACTCAAAGAGAAAGAAATATGTTTCCAAAAACATCGAGCAAGGATTTCGTTCAACAGCGGCCCGTAGTCTTCCTCAGCGTAACTCCAGGCACTGCGAACTCTAAGAGGTTATTGCGATTAGTACGAATGTACACTGGAAGGATAGGATCGACTAAATTTTTGGTTAATTTTTGGTAATAATCTAACGGAATGCGACTAGAAAAGAAAATGTTCTACAACAGATAGGAACAGATAGCTGGCCGACTTACCTTCATCATCGGAGGAATAGCTGTTGTACTCGAGGTTGGACTTACTGCCGTCCAATCGTTGCTGCTGATGCTGTTGCTTTTGCACCTGCAGCATGTGCTGCTGTTGTAGGTGCTTCTCTTGTTCAAGATACAAATCGGCCTCCATTCCGAGCTGTCCTGGTGACTTCGCCAAGAACGGATTTCCTCCGCCTCCCGTAGAGCCCGGAGACCCCAGGGCCAActgatgctgctgctgttgttgctgtgaAATCTTGCGCGTCAACGGTGACTGGAGCATCCGTTGCTTCCACTCCAGCAGCCGTTTCATCGACTCTTCCCGTTTGCGTTCGCCATCGCGTGCAGAGGGGTCCTCCTCTTTCCGAGGCAGACGAGCACTGGCCGATCGAAGGAATTGCTCCTGCTGTGAGGGATACTTTTTCAGATGGTTGATGGTGATGCGTTGGGTTCGTGGAACGCTGGCCGAACCGTGCTGCAGGTCATCCCCGTACTCCATCCGGCCGGCAAAGTATCCGTCCCGTGGCACCGTGCTGGAATTCATAGCTCCTGCAGAATAGACGAATGCTGATTTTATTGGACTATCGTCTTCGTTATTTCCGGTCTCATCCATACCTTGCGATTCGTCGCCTCGCACTTTTCCAGCGATCGCGCCGCCAAGATTGCTCCTCTGCAGGTAAGACGCACTCTGCATGCGCATCTTCTCGGCATAGCTCGCCTCCGAGTAGTAGTAGTTGTCGGGGGTACGGTTGATGTCCAGGCTGGACTTGGGTCGCGGTGCCCGGGCCGGTTCGTCCTTGTGTTTCGCTTTGATCGGGTTGCGGGCTtcgtagtccaggaagtcggcCGAGTGGGGCCGCGGGATCGTCGACTGGACCGGGCGGGCTCGCATTTGTATGTGCTGTTGCTGTGCGGGTGAGTTCTGGTCGGTGAGTAGGCGAGTAAAGTTTGAGAAGCAGTTAGTCACGGACGAGGGTTAGTTAGCTTTTTGGTAGTTAAGATGCATAAATTATTTAGTTCATTAGGGACACAATGCATATGAAAGATTTGATGTAGAATTACATAAGTATGAAGCAATGTAGAGTTCAGatcaaaacaaataattatCCAAgtctaaatttgtattttttctacATTTGTAATTGattgaaaatcttaaaatctttccCAAATATTGTACTTTAAGATAATGCTTGATTTTGGattaggaaaaaaatataaGGTGCTTGCAAGAACAGTTTGGACCTtctctacaatttttttttaaatttttgcagtccaaaaaaaatctcatcaGAAACCAGGCGAATTCCCAATGGAACCAGAGGGGATTTCCATCAGAATTTAATGGAGCTCAAACAGAATCTtatcggaatccgaacggatcCCCATCTGAGCGGAGTTCCACCTGAATCCGAACAAATTCTCATCGGAATCCGAGCAGATTTCCACAAATTCTCATCAGATTCCGAGTGTATTCTTATCGGAGTGGATTCCCATAGGAATAAGAGTTGAAATCCAAGTGGATTCCTATAGTTATCGAGGGGACTCCCATCGGAATCCGAGTGGATTTCCATCCGGTATCTGAGTGGATTCCATCCAAAATTCgagtggattccatccggaatccgagtggattcccatccggaatccaagtggattcccatccggaatccaagTGGATTCCCATCCGAAACCCGAATGGATTCCCATACGAAATCAGAgtggattcccatcggaatccgagtggattcccatcggaattcgAGTTCATTCTCATCGGAATCCTTGTGAAgtggatttccatcggaatccgagtggattcccatcggaatccgagtggattcccatcggaatccgagtggattcccatcggaatccgagtggattctcatcggaatccaagtggattcccatcggaatccaagtccggaatccggaatccgagtggattcccatccggaatccgagtggattcccatccggaatccgagtggattcccatccggaatccgagtggattcccatccggaatccgagtggattcccatccggaatccgagtggattcccatccggaatccgagtggATTACCATCCGGAATCCAAGTGGATTACCATCCGGAATCCAAGTGGATTACCATCCGGAATCCAAGTGGATtaccatccggaatccgagtggattcccttcggaatccgagtggattcccttcggaatccgactggattcccttcggaatccaactggattcccttcggaatccgactggattcccttcggaatccgagtggattcccttcggaatccgagtggattcccttcggaatccgagtggattcccttcggaatccgagtggattcccttcggaatccgagtggattcccttcggaatccgagtggattccttcggaatccgagtggattccctttcggaatccgagtggattcccttcggaatctgagtggattcccttcggaatccgagtggattcccttcggaatccgagtggattcccttcggaatccgagtggattcccttcggaatccgagtggattcccttcggaatccgagtggattcccttcggaatccgagtggattcccttcggaatccgagtggattcccttcggaatccgagtggattcccttcggaatccgagtggattcccttcggaatccgagtggattcccttcggaatccgagtggattcccttcggaatccgagtggattcccttcggaatccgagtggattcccttcggaatccgagtggattcccttcggaatccgagtggattcccttcggaatcggattggatttcctccggaatccgagtgGATTCCCATTTGGAACCCGAGTGGattcccattcggaatccgagtggattcccatcggaattcgAGTTCATTCTCATCGGAATCCGAGTGGGTTCCCACTGGAATCGAGTGGATTCCCCTGCGGAATCCGAGTGGATTCCCATGAGgaatccgagtggaatcctatcGGAATCCGAGTAAATTCCCAACAAAATTTGAATGGATTCCCATCGGAAGTTGGGCAGATTCCCATCGGATTCCGGAGCGGATTTTCACGGATTTTCAACGGAGTTCGAGTGGGTTTTATC
Encoded proteins:
- the LOC134222215 gene encoding uncharacterized protein LOC134222215 isoform X1; translated protein: MFSCLWQLWDWIDPPTFTTMESKKLQQLQQANSHLAPIPQTKPPTFQQQNNDYRPTRSPVFQNHPQYQSFASNFAQINYPHQIRPQPPPQQHQQQQQQQQKQQLQQQQQHLSAHSSPKSNSNSLYLSEYSSSSHVGQPQHHHTIGSHYHFDQIYQTSSPSSGSGERERLYQTAPRPTQHTHANQQQPLTKLELQFQQLQREKIQAQIKTATEALAHQQQTFALRQQLNPPVPNYHLKQNLLQNLSQQHQQQIQQQQQQQAHHQNNRNAPPSSLNLTSHFQPAQGPMKLANPNIHDYGATAATNQHIMNEAFYQSSQQKHIHPKTPNNLQSPAPNQIIIQQNIPGQVVNQACQTQISGVKNQPQAQKSPNSDSLSSPSHDGLERRKSGPVHTLKSPVTKRPANAPVSMSGWLYKQGSDGLKVWRRRWFVLAEYVLYYYKGQEEEKLLGTVLLPSYKISACFPEDKVYRKFAFKCEHTNMRTFVFAAETAESMTSWVRMLTLATMMQGSSESETSPPSNNARSGDNSDSGIQTYQSQVCKTGIMQAPVTPVSDNGGGSQPLYANAPPKPRRATDGGYSSPSPEHLPDRYDHDPQQLRVNDPIYGVKTPDAMNNPNLVQTQSPLIKRGFNNDQLAYDPNAYPSPNAQSGHNYNDALYGNAKRIERDLYIQKLIQQQQQQQQQLQQLQQQQQHKQQLQALQQQQQQQQTAPQPQHPQQQQRGAFTNPFMYPNADRRTPDTYGPPRAALDKHMSDYEDIYNLTMLSKSLPPNVGGSGGGGGEDVGNASTAYRRPMSPLRYEANSQNPGAMPQRYTPNYLENSPAQQQHIQMRARPVQSTIPRPHSADFLDYEARNPIKAKHKDEPARAPRPKSSLDINRTPDNYYYSEASYAEKMRMQSASYLQRSNLGGAIAGKVRGDESQGAMNSSTVPRDGYFAGRMEYGDDLQHGSASVPRTQRITINHLKKYPSQQEQFLRSASARLPRKEEDPSARDGERKREESMKRLLEWKQRMLQSPLTRKISQQQQQQHQLALGSPGSTGGGGNPFLAKSPGQLGMEADLYLEQEKHLQQQHMLQVQKQQHQQQRLDGSKSNLEYNSYSSDDEDGTEITPAGRSTPNVSASASAELDNSETVPAAEASTVEPIEQPQPIVLESFDSSDTVDNSNVDQDSNIYENNSITGSSVRKPMTKTLSNSSSFKERLLPLEPDSKYVPVYDHNAILKSPVKQPVITPDTSPENKQTQDNVQQDEENDEKSFEYTDEDLDEALLADNNEPIDNSGDLDDACNESQSFYMPMTPKKPILNSSEPSDLKLTAMDILNSIQKGSIEAQDENTYIEMTNGQSGKCVFGEDLRSTYEMIMVQNSPPKPDQEPLYMELSQLNSNSLEKKEKPALPSSNRKSSCESNTSTLKKKQSNTLTKKHSKRNDLPDILKSNNSYLKDDDSSDADDECAKDLHSSNIKTARSRFSLSDTFRPASYYLGASSSTPLGDCIDSSDSEIVSPPPIPTTALPLDEHNTDEMFLSENFDTVKRRDKVGGSKSNSRSSLLNTSDHRQPSQTSLSGSIDNKSQSGKPHYESNRSSLQSNLYLGSCYNVDTRYDNGSNTSSDYDLYKRLRAEIPSEDVSRRTSTSLSETESIELRRSSSKMDIHTRNKRRPISEDSLNEIQALGAFTLEETVSNASFDQYLGNLENVYVNSDKTSTSRMSWINDSLTNLPTIDGFKNGHDNSIYYENVEIQPTRSKSTAGNRTDDEVKAFYDSLEDVASHEKLTLSPLKEKNLSIHDARCESEDLMAAGRSNLNIEIVDSATTMSSMDLDQRSSCTVFDLTQTTTPAHSRGNSNLSDSAPYYYSDLHSRDSSISDISKLTDLGRIKFPLKLNNQRDVGVKKAGISHIHNPISHVKAANILTAAEKDHEIDQRNIYESDRMIDKNVNKMLEVSLSSNSKNYYSNKMMNSKPSQLEEPRISGEVSSSTSILASILKSSNSASSNQVLAALSNQHQASKSTLNIATDMSASGDQLWEEDSLWRDNLRRASHMHAKSMENLDHLGAGSSMQSKMSTLNRKHLQRQAGKAITRDVTYVNDELLTKTQLMKKQHKSQGSSDDNDVYVQLANNTNNMTDSASSDTHSDVYEVLRDETKYDIDRENIRQWDLMSSGLVNSTNKSFETETRDLYRSQSNMEKTNSREGTLRKKRSSLGLDGSFQSAKGSVASTSKASSLVGHNSSSIETASSTTVDSNEYTPSPGSSHVFPTSSDAHVHKKHSNTTH